In a genomic window of bacterium:
- a CDS encoding DNA polymerase/3'-5' exonuclease PolX, whose protein sequence is MPRGFGVRNGTLPRRDHTRASPVRESQGTAGAPSAPAVAAALREMGALLALEKGNYFRARAFTRAADVVLQVPGDLAALVLAGRLTAIAGIGDTIAAAVAELVTTGRLAGLERLRSRFPPGTAELRAVLSLRRIRTVHDALGVASLEALREACENGRLRGLPGFGEATERAVCARLAALAERARGALLPEADAEAARVLAHLRAHPAAARVELAGTLRRRVELTERLEVAIATPAPDAVWRHAASLPGAAAIDGPVIVRPGLLDVAVHVASPERFAATWIAATGSPRHVARLRTRAQERRLHLDGLVAPSQREADVYARLGLADVAPELREDAGEIEAAAAGTRADALLRHDALRGAVHCHTDWSDGRDTIEAMARAADALGLDYLTITDHSASAGYAGGLDADRLRRQGDAIAAVQERVRVRLLRGTESDILRDGALDFSDPVLAQLDVVIASVHDRHGLDAAGMTRRLVRAMRHPVFKIWGHALGRYVRSRPPFAVDLDAVLDAAAESRVAIEVNGDPHRLDLAPEGIRKARARGLRFVVSADAHSTRALANARYGVDMARRGGLGAADVLNTLPAGAFAAAVRP, encoded by the coding sequence ATGCCGCGCGGGTTCGGCGTACGGAATGGGACGTTGCCACGCCGCGATCATACACGCGCGTCGCCGGTGCGAGAGTCCCAGGGCACGGCCGGCGCACCGAGCGCGCCCGCCGTGGCGGCCGCCCTGCGCGAGATGGGCGCGCTGCTCGCGCTGGAGAAGGGCAACTACTTCCGCGCCCGCGCCTTCACCCGCGCCGCCGACGTCGTCCTCCAGGTCCCCGGCGACCTCGCCGCGCTGGTCCTGGCCGGCCGGCTGACGGCGATCGCGGGCATCGGCGACACCATCGCCGCCGCCGTCGCGGAGCTGGTGACCACCGGGCGTCTCGCCGGCCTCGAGCGCCTGCGCAGCCGCTTCCCGCCCGGCACGGCCGAGCTGCGTGCCGTCCTGTCGCTGCGCCGCATCCGCACCGTGCACGACGCGCTCGGCGTCGCGTCGCTCGAGGCGCTGCGCGAGGCCTGCGAGAACGGGCGGCTGCGCGGCCTGCCCGGCTTCGGCGAGGCGACCGAGCGCGCCGTCTGCGCCCGGCTCGCGGCGCTCGCCGAGCGGGCACGCGGCGCGCTCCTGCCCGAGGCCGACGCCGAGGCCGCCCGCGTCCTCGCCCACCTGCGCGCGCATCCGGCCGCTGCACGCGTCGAGCTGGCGGGCACGCTGCGCCGGCGCGTCGAGCTGACCGAGCGTCTCGAGGTCGCGATCGCGACCCCGGCGCCCGACGCCGTCTGGCGGCACGCCGCCTCCCTGCCCGGCGCCGCAGCGATCGACGGCCCGGTGATCGTCCGGCCGGGGCTGCTCGACGTGGCCGTCCACGTGGCGTCACCCGAGCGCTTTGCCGCGACATGGATCGCCGCCACCGGCAGTCCACGCCACGTGGCCCGACTGCGGACGCGGGCGCAGGAGCGCCGGCTTCACCTCGACGGGCTCGTGGCCCCGTCGCAGCGCGAGGCCGACGTCTACGCACGGCTCGGGCTCGCAGACGTCGCGCCCGAGCTGCGCGAGGACGCCGGCGAGATCGAGGCGGCCGCCGCGGGGACGCGGGCGGACGCGCTGCTGCGTCACGACGCCCTGCGCGGCGCCGTGCACTGCCACACCGATTGGTCGGACGGCCGCGACACGATCGAGGCCATGGCCCGCGCCGCGGACGCGCTGGGCCTCGACTACCTCACCATCACCGACCATTCGGCGAGCGCCGGCTACGCCGGCGGGCTCGACGCCGACCGGCTGCGCCGCCAGGGCGATGCGATCGCCGCCGTCCAGGAGCGCGTGCGGGTGCGCCTGCTGCGCGGCACCGAGAGCGACATCCTGCGCGACGGCGCGCTCGACTTCTCCGACCCGGTCCTGGCGCAGCTCGACGTCGTGATCGCGAGCGTCCACGACCGCCACGGGCTCGACGCCGCCGGGATGACCCGGCGCCTCGTGCGCGCCATGCGCCATCCCGTGTTCAAGATCTGGGGACACGCGCTCGGCCGCTACGTGCGCAGCCGGCCGCCGTTCGCGGTCGACCTCGACGCGGTGCTCGACGCTGCCGCCGAGTCGCGCGTCGCCATCGAGGTGAACGGCGATCCGCACCGGCTCGACCTCGCGCCCGAGGGCATCCGCAAGGCGCGCGCCCGCGGCCTGCGCTTCGTCGTCTCGGCCGACGCCCACTCCACGCGCGCGCTCGCGAACGCGCGCTACGGCGTCGACATGGCCCGCCGCGGCGGCCTCGGCGCGGCCGACGTCCTCAACACCCTCCCCGCCGGCGCCTTCGCCGCGGCCGTCCGCCCGTGA
- a CDS encoding sigma-54-dependent Fis family transcriptional regulator produces the protein MTARILVVDDERAIGIAIQRLLRGRGHDVAAVTSLADARAAIAAESFHLVVTDLSLGHGESGMDVLRAVKERGRATAVVMITAYGSEKVAVEAMKAGAADYLPKPFDNDELVLVVERVLEGQALRRDLARLREQVAEATGFERLVGKSAAMQRVFDVIRKVADTDLTVLIRGPSGTGKELVANAIHWRSPRQKRPFVKVNCAAFSRELVESELFGHERGAFTGAVSAREGKFEVADGGTLLLDEVGDMPLETQAKILRVLQERELERVGGNRTIKVDVRVLAATNQDLEARVRAGTFREDLFYRLHVVAVNLPPLRERPEDLPLLIERFLDAAATRLRRPRPTLAPAAYRALRAHAWPGNVRELEHALEQAVALSGGETIGLDDLPRTLAGAAPDAEGAAQPAATDGASATFRDAKQRVVERFERDFIGAALARHQGNISKAAEDMGVYRQQLQQKLADYGIDAEQYRRRG, from the coding sequence GTGACGGCACGCATCCTCGTCGTCGACGACGAGCGCGCCATCGGCATCGCCATCCAGCGCCTCCTGCGCGGTCGCGGCCACGACGTCGCCGCCGTGACCTCGCTCGCGGACGCGCGCGCCGCCATCGCCGCGGAGTCGTTCCATCTCGTCGTCACCGACCTGAGCCTCGGCCATGGCGAGTCGGGCATGGACGTGCTGCGCGCGGTGAAGGAGCGCGGCCGCGCGACCGCCGTCGTGATGATCACCGCCTACGGGTCGGAGAAGGTGGCCGTCGAGGCGATGAAGGCGGGCGCGGCCGACTACCTGCCGAAGCCGTTCGACAACGACGAGCTGGTGCTCGTCGTCGAGCGCGTGCTGGAGGGCCAGGCGCTGCGCCGCGACCTCGCGCGCCTGCGCGAGCAGGTGGCGGAGGCGACCGGCTTCGAGCGTCTCGTCGGCAAGAGCGCCGCCATGCAGCGGGTGTTCGACGTCATCCGCAAGGTCGCCGACACCGACCTCACCGTGCTGATCCGCGGCCCGAGCGGCACCGGCAAGGAGCTCGTCGCCAACGCCATCCATTGGCGCAGCCCGCGCCAGAAGCGGCCCTTCGTGAAGGTGAACTGCGCCGCCTTCTCGCGCGAGCTGGTCGAGAGCGAGCTGTTCGGTCACGAGCGCGGCGCCTTCACCGGGGCCGTGTCGGCGCGCGAGGGCAAGTTCGAGGTCGCCGACGGCGGCACCCTCCTGCTCGACGAGGTCGGCGACATGCCGCTCGAGACGCAGGCCAAGATCCTGCGTGTCCTGCAGGAGCGCGAGCTGGAGCGCGTCGGCGGCAACCGCACCATCAAGGTCGACGTGCGTGTGCTCGCAGCGACGAACCAGGATCTCGAGGCGCGCGTGCGCGCCGGCACGTTCCGCGAGGACCTCTTCTATCGCCTGCACGTCGTGGCCGTGAACCTGCCGCCGCTGCGCGAGCGGCCCGAGGACCTGCCGCTCCTCATCGAGCGCTTCCTCGACGCGGCGGCGACGCGGTTGCGCCGGCCGCGGCCGACGCTCGCCCCCGCGGCCTATCGGGCGCTGCGCGCGCACGCCTGGCCCGGCAACGTCCGCGAGCTGGAGCACGCACTCGAGCAGGCGGTCGCGCTCTCGGGCGGCGAGACGATCGGGCTCGACGATCTGCCGCGGACGCTCGCCGGCGCGGCGCCCGACGCCGAGGGCGCGGCGCAGCCGGCCGCGACGGACGGCGCGTCCGCGACCTTCCGCGACGCCAAGCAGCGCGTCGTCGAACGCTTCGAGCGCGACTTCATCGGCGCCGCGCTGGCCCGCCATCAGGGCAACATCTCGAAGGCGGCGGAAGACATGGGCGTCTATCGCCAGCAGCTCCAGCAGAAGCTGGCCGACTACGGCATCGACGCCGAGCAGTACCGCCGGCGCGGCTGA
- a CDS encoding response regulator has product MAGELILIVEDDPRSRRLVRDVLEYRGFRTAEATAGDEGVRLAKTLGPSLILMDLQLPRLDGIAALRLLRADPATRAIPVVAVTASATSAARPQVRAAGFDGHHDKPIDVKALVALVERMVAPG; this is encoded by the coding sequence GTGGCCGGTGAGCTGATCCTCATCGTCGAGGACGACCCCAGGAGCCGCCGGCTCGTGCGCGACGTCCTCGAGTACCGCGGCTTTCGCACCGCCGAGGCGACGGCGGGCGACGAGGGCGTGCGGCTCGCGAAGACGCTCGGCCCGAGTCTCATCCTCATGGACCTCCAGCTGCCGCGCCTGGACGGCATCGCGGCGCTGCGGCTCTTGCGGGCCGATCCGGCGACGCGCGCCATCCCGGTGGTCGCGGTGACGGCGTCGGCGACCTCCGCGGCGCGCCCCCAGGTCCGGGCCGCGGGCTTCGACGGCCACCACGACAAGCCGATCGACGTGAAGGCGCTGGTCGCACTGGTCGAGCGCATGGTCGCGCCGGGATGA
- a CDS encoding acyl-CoA/acyl-ACP dehydrogenase, which translates to MAQPKDFGFGSEEQMVRDQARKLLREKAGIERLRVLAAKDHHAAYEGPEPPCAWDEALWDEMVALGWTALWVPESAGGVGMKTVAVTAVAEEIGRAAAPSPLPATLQATAVLRCAPEESAKPWLEQIAGGTAATLAVAGRSASWEPGETDVTVAEDGTLSGTACFVQDARKAGLFVVTARDASGGVGLYAVPAGTNGVTVVPDRIVDLTRDQAHVTFAKVTPAGTIAAPGAGAKALADAEASILVLVAADLSGAAEWALQTTAEYARVRTQFEHPIGFFQAVKHPIVNMMLAVDRARSVLWTAACALDTDPASALRVARMAKSAAADAAAFCADRSVQLHGGIGFTWECDVHIWFKRLRHGQFLWGDGLVQRQKIAAALAA; encoded by the coding sequence ATGGCACAGCCCAAGGATTTCGGCTTCGGCAGCGAGGAGCAGATGGTGCGCGACCAGGCGCGCAAGCTGCTGCGCGAGAAGGCGGGCATCGAGCGCCTCCGCGTGCTCGCCGCGAAGGATCACCACGCCGCCTACGAAGGCCCCGAGCCGCCCTGCGCGTGGGACGAGGCGCTCTGGGACGAGATGGTGGCGCTCGGCTGGACGGCGCTGTGGGTGCCCGAGTCGGCCGGCGGCGTCGGCATGAAGACCGTCGCCGTGACGGCGGTCGCCGAGGAGATCGGCCGCGCCGCCGCCCCCTCGCCGCTGCCGGCGACGCTGCAGGCGACCGCCGTGCTGCGCTGCGCGCCCGAGGAGAGCGCCAAGCCCTGGCTCGAGCAGATCGCGGGCGGCACCGCGGCGACGCTCGCCGTCGCCGGCCGGTCGGCGTCGTGGGAGCCGGGCGAGACGGACGTCACGGTCGCGGAGGACGGCACGCTGTCCGGCACCGCCTGCTTCGTGCAGGACGCCCGCAAAGCGGGGCTGTTCGTCGTCACCGCGAGGGACGCGTCGGGCGGCGTCGGCCTCTACGCCGTGCCGGCCGGCACGAACGGCGTGACGGTCGTGCCCGATCGCATCGTCGATCTGACGCGCGACCAGGCGCACGTCACCTTCGCGAAGGTGACGCCGGCGGGCACGATCGCCGCGCCGGGCGCGGGTGCGAAGGCGCTGGCCGACGCCGAGGCGTCGATCCTGGTGCTCGTCGCCGCCGACCTCTCTGGCGCCGCCGAGTGGGCGCTCCAGACCACCGCGGAATACGCTCGCGTGCGCACGCAGTTCGAGCACCCGATCGGCTTCTTCCAGGCGGTGAAGCACCCCATCGTCAACATGATGCTGGCCGTCGACCGCGCCCGCTCGGTGCTGTGGACCGCGGCCTGCGCGCTCGACACCGACCCTGCGTCGGCGCTGCGCGTCGCACGCATGGCCAAGTCGGCGGCGGCCGACGCGGCGGCGTTCTGCGCCGACCGCTCGGTGCAGCTCCACGGCGGCATCGGCTTCACCTGGGAGTGCGACGTCCACATCTGGTTCAAGCGCCTGCGCCACGGCCAGTTCCTGTGGGGCGACGGGCTGGTGCAGCGGCAGAAGATCGCGGCGGCGCTCGCGGCCTAA
- a CDS encoding LLM class flavin-dependent oxidoreductase, with translation MEFGVALPARVGDHALVALAEELGFTQAWFYDSQMLYSDVYATMAVAAMRTSRIRLGTGVAVPTTRLAPVIAHAIATVAQLAPGRVELGIGAGNTARYTMGLPPMRLATLRREMRAIRALLAGDTAVLEIEGGAYPVRFLHRDRGFLNLHDPIPITLSALLPKALALCGEEADAHLTWGVGPDVLAFQRAAIAESAARAGRDVAGIPSKGIFPTVVLAPGETSASERVLSAAAPFVTNLLHVQVEWKSAPLPLSASVQPLVERYQAWAEALPGPTRHLLLHEGHLVYARPDEREYVVPELAELAAIIGEPDAVIARVRALEAAGLSHFAIQPTDDPARQMRDFAEQVVARY, from the coding sequence ATGGAGTTCGGCGTCGCGCTGCCCGCTCGCGTGGGCGATCACGCCCTGGTTGCCCTGGCCGAGGAGCTCGGCTTCACGCAGGCGTGGTTCTACGACTCGCAGATGCTGTACTCCGACGTCTACGCGACCATGGCCGTCGCGGCGATGCGGACGTCGCGCATCCGCCTCGGCACCGGCGTCGCCGTGCCGACGACGCGCCTCGCGCCGGTGATCGCCCATGCCATCGCCACGGTCGCGCAGCTGGCGCCCGGGCGCGTCGAGCTGGGCATCGGGGCGGGCAACACCGCCCGCTACACGATGGGGCTACCGCCGATGCGGCTCGCGACGCTGCGCCGCGAGATGCGCGCGATCCGCGCGTTGCTCGCGGGCGACACCGCCGTGCTCGAGATCGAGGGCGGGGCGTACCCGGTGCGCTTCCTGCATCGCGACCGCGGCTTCCTGAACCTCCACGATCCGATCCCGATCACGCTCTCGGCGCTGCTGCCGAAGGCGCTGGCGCTCTGCGGCGAGGAGGCCGACGCGCATCTCACCTGGGGCGTCGGGCCCGACGTGCTCGCCTTCCAGCGGGCCGCGATCGCCGAGAGCGCCGCGCGCGCCGGCCGCGACGTGGCGGGCATCCCGTCGAAGGGCATCTTCCCGACCGTCGTGCTGGCACCGGGCGAGACCAGCGCCTCGGAGCGAGTGCTGTCCGCAGCGGCGCCGTTCGTCACCAACCTGCTGCACGTGCAGGTGGAGTGGAAGTCGGCGCCGCTGCCGCTCTCCGCGTCGGTGCAGCCGCTCGTCGAGCGCTACCAGGCATGGGCCGAGGCGCTGCCCGGGCCGACGCGCCATCTCCTGCTGCACGAGGGGCATCTCGTCTACGCGCGCCCCGACGAGCGCGAGTACGTCGTGCCCGAGCTGGCGGAGCTGGCCGCGATCATCGGCGAGCCCGACGCGGTGATCGCGCGCGTGCGCGCGCTCGAGGCGGCGGGGCTGTCGCACTTCGCGATCCAGCCGACCGACGACCCCGCGCGCCAGATGCGCGATTTCGCCGAGCAGGTGGTCGCGCGGTACTGA
- the ligD gene encoding non-homologous end-joining DNA ligase: MRALPGKRRAALPAAITPQLATLVAAPPAGDDWLHESKYDGYRILCRVARGRVTLASRNGKDWTERFPAVARAAAALPVAAALLDGEVAVVGADGRTSFGALQNAAAGGGTLVYFVFDLLHRDGIDLTGVPLEARKQALRALIGGGRTGTLRYSEHVVGGGEAAFRAACRARLEGIVSKRRDAPYVGGRTRTWLKVKCAHGQELVVGGFTDPEGSRAGIGALLLGVHDADGRLRYAGKVGTGFMQAAALALRERLDGLRAPASPFLERPPGATHAHWVRPLLVVEVGFTEWTSDGRLRHPTFRGLREDKPATAIGRERAPPPPASSRRRR, from the coding sequence GTGAGGGCGCTGCCGGGGAAACGGCGGGCCGCGCTGCCGGCCGCGATCACGCCGCAGCTGGCGACGCTCGTCGCCGCGCCGCCGGCGGGCGACGACTGGCTCCACGAGAGCAAGTACGACGGCTATCGCATCCTCTGCCGCGTCGCGCGCGGCCGCGTCACCCTCGCGAGCCGCAACGGCAAGGATTGGACGGAGCGCTTCCCCGCCGTCGCGCGTGCGGCGGCGGCGCTGCCGGTCGCCGCCGCGCTGCTCGACGGCGAGGTCGCCGTCGTCGGCGCGGACGGCCGCACGAGCTTCGGCGCGCTCCAGAACGCGGCGGCCGGCGGCGGGACGCTCGTCTACTTCGTCTTCGACCTGCTCCATCGGGACGGCATCGACCTGACCGGCGTGCCGCTCGAGGCGCGCAAGCAGGCGTTGCGCGCCCTGATCGGCGGCGGCCGCACGGGGACACTGCGCTACAGCGAGCACGTCGTCGGCGGCGGCGAAGCGGCGTTCCGGGCCGCGTGCCGCGCGCGGCTCGAGGGCATCGTCTCGAAGCGGCGCGACGCGCCGTACGTCGGCGGTCGCACGCGCACGTGGCTCAAGGTGAAGTGCGCGCACGGGCAGGAGCTCGTCGTCGGCGGCTTCACCGATCCGGAGGGGAGCCGCGCCGGCATCGGCGCGCTGCTGCTCGGCGTGCACGACGCCGACGGCCGGCTGCGCTATGCCGGCAAGGTCGGGACCGGCTTCATGCAGGCGGCGGCGCTGGCGTTGCGCGAGCGGCTCGACGGGCTCCGCGCCCCGGCCAGCCCGTTTCTCGAGCGGCCGCCCGGTGCGACGCACGCGCACTGGGTGCGGCCGCTCCTCGTCGTCGAGGTCGGCTTCACCGAGTGGACGTCGGACGGGCGGCTGCGCCATCCCACCTTCCGCGGTCTGCGCGAGGACAAGCCGGCGACGGCGATCGGGCGCGAGCGCGCGCCGCCGCCGCCCGCGTCGAGCCGGAGGCGGCGATGA
- a CDS encoding acyl-CoA dehydrogenase family protein — MSERRDTPEQAEFRRHCRRWLAENKPAPPPFRMPIAAIEVMTEEQRRWLCAWQKQCYDAGLVGSDYPKEYGGGGHKGFQAIATQELGRAGVPFMINVIGLGMAAPTILNHGTEEQKRRLLPPLLSGDEIWCQGFSEPNAGSDLAGAQAAAVRDGDHWIINGHKVWTSLAHFASWMIMLTRTSSDDKYKGLTYFIVPIANTPGVTVRPLIKMTGETGFNEVLFEDVRVPDTLRVDAVGKGWTVAMTTLLYERGAAEGAGSGGGASLDDQIKALVALAKRTPRGPGTAWDDAVVRDKVAALAVRAEGLRQNGRRARVEALCDHPMRLPLQQKVLVSELLQDMAGVGVEIAGPWSTLYFGDPNAPDAAHWPHAHMNSYGFTIAAGSNEIQRNILGERVLGLAKSK, encoded by the coding sequence ATGTCGGAGCGTCGCGACACTCCCGAGCAGGCCGAGTTCCGCCGGCATTGCCGCCGTTGGCTGGCCGAGAACAAGCCGGCCCCCCCGCCCTTCCGCATGCCCATCGCCGCCATCGAGGTGATGACCGAGGAGCAGCGCCGCTGGCTCTGCGCCTGGCAGAAGCAGTGCTACGACGCCGGCCTGGTCGGCTCCGACTACCCGAAGGAATACGGCGGCGGCGGCCACAAGGGCTTCCAGGCGATCGCCACCCAGGAGCTCGGCCGCGCGGGCGTGCCGTTCATGATCAACGTGATCGGCCTCGGCATGGCCGCACCGACGATCCTGAACCACGGCACCGAGGAGCAGAAGCGCCGCCTCCTGCCGCCGCTGCTGTCGGGCGACGAGATCTGGTGCCAGGGCTTCTCCGAGCCGAACGCCGGCAGCGACCTCGCCGGCGCGCAGGCGGCGGCGGTGCGCGACGGCGACCACTGGATCATCAACGGCCACAAGGTGTGGACGAGCCTGGCGCACTTCGCGAGCTGGATGATCATGCTCACCCGCACCAGCAGCGACGACAAGTACAAGGGGCTCACGTACTTCATCGTCCCGATCGCGAACACGCCCGGGGTCACCGTGCGGCCGCTCATCAAGATGACCGGCGAGACGGGCTTCAACGAGGTGCTGTTCGAGGACGTGCGCGTGCCGGACACGCTGCGCGTCGACGCGGTCGGCAAGGGCTGGACGGTGGCGATGACGACGCTCCTCTACGAGCGCGGCGCCGCCGAGGGCGCGGGCAGCGGCGGCGGCGCGTCGCTCGACGACCAGATAAAGGCGCTCGTCGCGCTCGCCAAGCGCACGCCGCGCGGCCCCGGCACGGCATGGGACGACGCGGTCGTCCGCGACAAGGTCGCCGCGCTCGCCGTACGCGCCGAAGGCCTGCGCCAGAACGGCCGCCGCGCCCGCGTCGAGGCGCTGTGCGACCATCCGATGCGACTTCCGCTGCAGCAGAAGGTGCTGGTGAGCGAGCTGCTCCAGGACATGGCGGGCGTCGGCGTCGAGATCGCCGGGCCGTGGTCGACGCTCTACTTCGGCGACCCGAACGCGCCCGACGCGGCGCACTGGCCGCACGCCCACATGAACTCGTACGGCTTCACGATCGCCGCCGGCTCGAACGAGATCCAGCGCAACATCCTGGGCGAGCGCGTGCTCGGTCTCGCCAAGAGCAAGTAA
- the npdG gene encoding NADPH-dependent F420 reductase has translation MSIALLGGTGALGLGLGMRWAAAGEPLVIGSRSAERAEAAAASIRAAVPGATVSGAPNDQAAAAGDPVVLCVPFEGLAELITALRPALAGKVVVDAIVPLAFAKRFCGLETIAGAASVSEWLQTALPDARVVSAFKNLPAGALQDLAQTLSTDALLCGDDKEARDRVAALTARIPGLHPLDAGDLRNARYLEALTALLVNLNRRHGGHGAMRVEGLGKH, from the coding sequence ATGAGCATCGCACTTCTCGGTGGGACGGGGGCCCTGGGCCTCGGGCTCGGGATGCGTTGGGCCGCGGCCGGTGAGCCGCTGGTGATCGGATCGCGCTCGGCCGAGCGGGCCGAGGCGGCGGCGGCGAGCATCCGCGCCGCCGTCCCGGGCGCGACGGTCAGCGGCGCCCCGAACGACCAGGCGGCCGCGGCGGGCGACCCCGTCGTCCTCTGCGTCCCGTTCGAGGGCCTCGCCGAGCTGATCACGGCGCTGCGGCCGGCGCTCGCGGGCAAGGTGGTGGTCGACGCCATCGTGCCGCTCGCCTTCGCGAAGAGGTTCTGCGGCCTCGAGACCATCGCCGGCGCCGCCTCGGTGAGCGAGTGGCTCCAGACGGCGCTGCCCGACGCCAGGGTCGTGAGCGCCTTCAAGAACCTCCCCGCCGGCGCCCTCCAGGACCTCGCCCAGACGCTCTCCACCGACGCCCTCCTCTGCGGCGACGACAAAGAGGCGCGCGACCGCGTCGCCGCCCTCACCGCCCGTATCCCCGGGCTGCACCCGCTCGACGCCGGCGACCTGCGCAACGCCCGCTACCTCGAGGCGCTCACCGCGCTGCTCGTCAACCTGAACCGCCGCCACGGCGGGCACGGCGCCATGCGGGTCGAGGGGCTCGGCAAGCACTGA
- the ligD gene encoding non-homologous end-joining DNA ligase, whose protein sequence is MSAAAGPRDGDAGLEIAGVRLTHPDRVLYPGQGLTKRALAEFYAGIADWILPHLVSRPTSLVRCPDGLGGPCFYQKHTGSWAPEVLRRVRIQERHKLGEYLVVDDLAGLVGLVQMGILEIHTWNAVAERLEEPDRIVFDLDPAEDVPWTATVAGARVLRARLQARGLETFLKTTGGKGLHLVAPIRRGPSWEACAAFARGVAEDLAREAPEAFVATMSKAKRRGRIFIDHLRNVRGATSIAAYSTRAKPGAPVSTPIAWDELGPRMRPDRFTVANLGRRLRALAADPWADYARTRQRLPRER, encoded by the coding sequence ATGAGCGCCGCCGCGGGACCGCGTGACGGCGACGCAGGCCTCGAGATCGCCGGCGTGCGCCTGACGCACCCCGACCGCGTCCTGTATCCCGGCCAGGGACTCACGAAGCGGGCGCTGGCGGAGTTCTATGCCGGCATCGCCGACTGGATCCTGCCGCACCTAGTCTCGCGGCCGACGTCGCTCGTGCGCTGCCCGGATGGCCTCGGCGGGCCGTGCTTCTATCAGAAGCACACGGGGTCCTGGGCCCCCGAGGTGCTGCGCCGCGTACGCATCCAGGAGCGGCACAAGCTGGGCGAGTACCTCGTCGTCGACGATCTCGCGGGGCTCGTCGGTCTGGTGCAGATGGGCATCCTCGAGATCCACACCTGGAACGCGGTGGCCGAGCGCCTCGAGGAGCCGGATCGGATCGTCTTCGACCTCGATCCGGCCGAAGACGTGCCGTGGACGGCGACGGTCGCCGGCGCGCGCGTCCTGCGCGCGCGGCTTCAGGCACGCGGCCTCGAGACCTTCCTCAAGACGACGGGCGGCAAGGGCCTGCACCTGGTGGCGCCGATCCGGCGTGGCCCGAGCTGGGAGGCATGCGCCGCCTTCGCGCGCGGCGTGGCCGAAGACCTCGCGCGCGAGGCGCCCGAGGCCTTCGTGGCGACGATGTCGAAGGCGAAGCGCCGCGGCCGCATCTTCATCGACCATCTGCGCAACGTCCGCGGCGCAACCTCGATCGCCGCCTACTCGACGCGCGCGAAGCCGGGCGCGCCGGTGTCGACGCCGATCGCCTGGGACGAGCTCGGTCCGCGCATGCGGCCGGACCGCTTCACGGTCGCGAACCTCGGGCGCCGGCTGCGCGCGCTCGCGGCGGATCCGTGGGCCGACTACGCCCGCACGCGGCAGCGGCTGCCGCGGGAGCGATGA